From a region of the Sulfitobacter noctilucicola genome:
- a CDS encoding ornithine cyclodeaminase: protein MTTPQPSHKALVPFVSVDHMMKLVHHIGLEPMLRGIADYIEADFKRWPLFDKTPRVASHSDTGVIELMPTSDGDVYGFKYVNGHPSNTADGLQTVTAFGLLADVASGYPVLLSEMTLLTALRTAATSALVARVLAPKGSKVMAMIGNGTQSEFQTLGMKTIVGIEEVRLYDIDAAATAKCAANLAGQGLRVVSCTTAEEAIEGAQIITTCTADKQYATILTDNMVGAGVHINAIGGDCPGKTELAPAILHRSDIFVEYPEQTRIEGEIQQLPTDHSVTEFWEVLTGAAQGRTSQAQITLFDSVGFAIEDFSALRFVRDQIADTAFFHALDLLADPDDPRDLFGMLERATPA from the coding sequence ATGACCACACCTCAACCATCTCACAAGGCTTTGGTGCCTTTTGTCTCTGTTGATCACATGATGAAGCTGGTGCACCATATCGGGCTGGAACCGATGTTGCGCGGTATTGCCGACTATATCGAGGCAGATTTCAAACGCTGGCCTCTATTTGACAAGACCCCGCGCGTGGCGAGCCATTCGGACACAGGCGTGATCGAGTTGATGCCGACGTCGGACGGTGACGTTTATGGTTTCAAATATGTCAACGGGCATCCGTCCAACACCGCGGACGGTTTGCAGACAGTCACCGCTTTCGGTCTGCTGGCCGATGTGGCGTCCGGCTATCCCGTCTTGCTGAGCGAAATGACCTTGCTGACCGCTTTGCGTACGGCCGCAACCTCCGCGCTTGTGGCGCGCGTCCTTGCCCCGAAAGGGTCCAAAGTAATGGCGATGATCGGCAACGGCACACAGTCCGAATTCCAGACCCTCGGGATGAAGACCATCGTCGGGATCGAGGAAGTCCGTCTTTATGATATCGATGCAGCCGCGACTGCGAAATGTGCTGCGAACCTTGCGGGTCAAGGGCTGCGCGTGGTCAGTTGCACCACAGCCGAAGAAGCCATTGAGGGCGCGCAGATCATCACGACCTGTACGGCAGACAAACAATATGCCACCATCCTCACCGACAACATGGTCGGTGCCGGTGTGCACATCAACGCAATTGGGGGCGACTGCCCTGGCAAGACCGAACTGGCCCCAGCCATCCTTCACCGCTCCGACATTTTCGTAGAGTACCCCGAGCAAACCCGCATCGAAGGGGAAATCCAGCAGCTTCCAACGGATCATAGCGTCACAGAATTCTGGGAAGTTTTGACGGGCGCGGCTCAGGGCCGCACATCGCAGGCGCAAATTACGTTGTTCGACAGTGTCGGCTTTGCCATTGAAGACTTCTCTGCCCTGCGTTTTGTCCGAGACCAGATTGCGGATACCGCATTCTTTCATGCATTGGACCTGTTGGCTGATCCTGATGATCCGCGTGATCTGTTCGGCATGCTGGAACGAGCAACGCCAGCCTAG
- the rocF gene encoding arginase, translating to MPERHCILVGAPMDCGKKRKGCLMGPDAFRTAGLPEALRDLGHSVTDQGNVSPAPFTPKEHPKLVALEETIGWTTSLADAAETALRDGMPIFMGGDHALSLGTVLGAMRHAQKVERPLFVLWLDAHTDFHTPDSTDSGNLHGTPLGYVTGRPGFDGFPTIGTPLPHDNLAIIGLRSVDRAEREALQGTNVTYVDMRQIDETGIAQPLSEFLERVAAEDGMLHVSLDVDFLDPAVAPAVGTTVPGGATVREAHLVMEMLHDSGLMTSLDLVELNPFLDERGRTASLMVDLAASAMGRHIFDRPTRAY from the coding sequence ATGCCAGAGCGTCACTGTATACTAGTGGGTGCCCCGATGGATTGCGGCAAGAAGCGCAAAGGATGCCTGATGGGTCCTGACGCGTTCCGCACGGCGGGCCTTCCAGAAGCGCTGCGCGATTTGGGACACTCGGTCACCGATCAGGGGAATGTATCCCCTGCCCCTTTCACGCCAAAAGAGCACCCCAAGCTCGTTGCGTTGGAAGAGACAATCGGTTGGACAACGAGCCTTGCGGATGCGGCCGAGACAGCGCTGCGGGACGGCATGCCGATTTTCATGGGTGGCGATCACGCGCTTTCACTCGGCACGGTTCTGGGCGCAATGCGTCACGCCCAAAAGGTAGAGCGTCCGCTTTTTGTGCTGTGGCTGGATGCACATACCGACTTTCACACGCCAGATAGCACCGACAGTGGCAACCTGCATGGCACGCCTCTGGGATATGTGACCGGACGTCCCGGATTTGACGGATTTCCCACCATCGGCACACCGTTGCCACACGATAACCTTGCCATCATCGGTCTGCGGTCTGTCGACCGCGCAGAGCGCGAAGCATTGCAAGGCACAAATGTGACCTACGTGGATATGCGCCAGATTGACGAAACGGGCATTGCGCAACCGCTTTCTGAATTCCTTGAGCGTGTGGCGGCCGAAGATGGCATGCTGCATGTCTCGCTCGACGTGGATTTCCTTGACCCGGCTGTTGCACCTGCTGTCGGCACCACCGTGCCCGGCGGTGCCACCGTGCGTGAAGCCCATCTGGTGATGGAGATGCTGCACGACAGCGGCCTGATGACATCGCTTGATCTGGTAGAACTGAACCCGTTTCTGGACGAACGCGGGCGCACAGCATCGCTCATGGTGGACCTCGCCGCGTCGGCAATGGGCCGCCATATCTTTGATCGACCAACAAGGGCTTACTGA